In Sporosarcina psychrophila, a genomic segment contains:
- a CDS encoding pyridoxal-phosphate-dependent aminotransferase family protein has protein sequence MLQDQMLLRIPGPSPIPPSVQRAMSQPMIGHRGQETSNMLKNIAPGLQRIFGTTQDVVILTGSGTAGLEAAVVNIVKPGDEVLVIVTGAFGERFSKICEAYNITVQSLNVEWGEALNPIEIKRYLQEHPEIKAVFSTYCETSTGVLNPIKELAQAVREVSDALIVVDGVSCVGGVETRMDDWGIDVLVTGSQKAFMLPAGLAFIAASERAWSIIENNPQPRYYMDLVRYRDNLLKDTTPFTPALSLLFGLEQVLQLVDQEGVEQVNARHILMMNMTRAAFRALGIPLLTSDKDASPTVTAVKPEDFDAEAFRKVIKHEFGLIVAGGQQHLSGKIFRIGHMGYCSPADVLQTISAMEIGLLKVGKEIELGKGTAAAQQVYLNEGVLV, from the coding sequence ATGTTACAAGATCAAATGCTACTTAGGATTCCAGGACCAAGTCCCATCCCGCCAAGTGTACAACGAGCGATGAGTCAACCAATGATTGGCCACCGAGGACAAGAGACATCGAATATGCTTAAAAATATCGCACCAGGTCTGCAACGGATTTTCGGTACGACACAAGACGTTGTTATTTTAACAGGTAGCGGAACAGCTGGTTTGGAAGCTGCTGTTGTAAATATTGTGAAGCCTGGTGATGAAGTATTAGTCATTGTAACAGGCGCATTCGGCGAGCGTTTCTCAAAAATTTGTGAAGCTTACAATATCACGGTTCAAAGCTTAAATGTCGAATGGGGCGAAGCGCTGAATCCCATAGAAATTAAACGCTATCTACAAGAGCATCCTGAAATCAAAGCTGTATTTTCTACATATTGCGAGACTTCTACTGGCGTATTAAATCCTATCAAGGAACTCGCACAGGCAGTACGTGAAGTGTCAGATGCATTAATCGTCGTCGATGGTGTTTCCTGTGTTGGCGGTGTTGAGACGAGAATGGATGATTGGGGAATCGATGTCCTGGTGACAGGTTCTCAAAAAGCATTCATGCTACCAGCAGGACTGGCTTTTATCGCGGCAAGTGAACGTGCCTGGTCTATCATCGAGAATAACCCACAACCACGCTACTATATGGATTTAGTAAGATATCGTGACAATCTGTTAAAAGATACTACCCCTTTCACACCTGCACTATCTTTGTTATTCGGCTTGGAACAAGTTCTTCAGCTTGTCGATCAAGAAGGAGTCGAACAAGTAAATGCACGACATATTTTGATGATGAACATGACGCGCGCCGCTTTCCGGGCATTAGGTATTCCTTTATTAACAAGTGATAAAGATGCCTCTCCTACGGTCACAGCGGTTAAACCGGAAGATTTCGACGCAGAAGCGTTTAGAAAAGTGATTAAACATGAGTTCGGCTTAATCGTAGCAGGCGGCCAACAGCATTTAAGCGGCAAAATATTCCGCATTGGCCATATGGGATACTGTTCTCCCGCAGATGTCCTTCAAACAATCAGTGCGATGGAAATCGGCTTACTCAAAGTCGGCAAAGAAATTGAATTAGGAAAAGGCACTGCCGCTGCACAGCAAGTCTACTTAAACGAAGGAGTGTTGGTCTAA